Proteins from a genomic interval of Dehalococcoidia bacterium:
- a CDS encoding sulfurtransferase, producing MAASDVLVSTQWVADHMNDANVKLVEVDVDTNAYSEGHIPGAIGWNWTSQLQDQVRRDVISKADLEKLLSESGISNDDTIVLYGDNNNWFAAYAFWVLEMYGHRNLKLMDGGRKKWLDENRPITKDVPTPAKTSYKASEPNAELRAKREQVLASIGKQGVAMVDVRSPAEFSGEILAPPGLQETAQRGGHIPGAANVPWAQAVREDGTFKSPEELKALYQAKGVTPDKEIIAYCRIGERSSHTWFVLKHLLGYDKVRNYDGSWTEYGSMVDVPVEKG from the coding sequence ATGGCTGCATCTGACGTATTGGTCTCGACGCAGTGGGTCGCGGACCACATGAACGACGCGAACGTGAAGCTGGTGGAGGTGGACGTCGACACGAATGCCTACAGCGAGGGGCACATACCGGGCGCTATCGGCTGGAACTGGACGTCGCAGCTCCAGGACCAGGTCCGGCGGGACGTAATCTCGAAGGCTGACCTCGAGAAGCTCCTGAGCGAGTCCGGCATCAGCAATGACGACACGATCGTGCTGTACGGCGACAATAACAACTGGTTCGCCGCTTACGCCTTCTGGGTGCTGGAGATGTACGGGCACCGCAACCTGAAGCTCATGGACGGCGGCCGCAAGAAGTGGCTGGACGAGAACCGCCCGATCACGAAGGACGTGCCTACCCCGGCGAAGACGTCGTACAAGGCGAGCGAGCCGAATGCCGAATTGCGCGCCAAGCGGGAGCAGGTGCTGGCGAGCATCGGCAAGCAGGGCGTCGCGATGGTGGACGTGAGGTCGCCTGCAGAGTTTTCGGGCGAGATCCTGGCGCCGCCGGGGCTCCAGGAGACAGCCCAGCGCGGCGGCCACATCCCCGGCGCCGCCAACGTGCCCTGGGCCCAGGCGGTGAGGGAGGACGGCACCTTCAAGTCGCCGGAGGAACTGAAGGCCCTCTACCAGGCCAAGGGCGTGACGCCGGACAAGGAGATAATCGCCTACTGCCGCATTGGCGAGCGGTCTTCGCACACCTGGTTCGTGCTCAAGCACCTGCTTGGCTACGACAAGGTCAGGAACTATGACGGTTCGTGGACGGAGTACGGCAGCATGGTCGACGTGCCGGTGGAGAAGGGGTAG
- a CDS encoding M67 family metallopeptidase, with translation MALRLPKAMVEEMIAHAREDLPNEACGVILGRNGVAMELHRARNAEASPYRYVIHPEDLIRFHRIVEEKDWQFLVIYHSHVASEAYPSPTDVRMSIWPNTDPPLDAYPDAHYVLVSLADRENPVVRAFRITGGVVSEEPLETV, from the coding sequence GTGGCGTTGAGGCTGCCGAAGGCGATGGTCGAAGAGATGATCGCCCACGCCCGCGAGGACCTGCCGAACGAGGCCTGCGGTGTGATCCTGGGCCGAAACGGCGTGGCGATGGAGTTGCACCGGGCGCGGAACGCGGAGGCGAGCCCGTATCGGTACGTAATCCACCCCGAGGACCTGATCCGCTTCCACCGTATCGTCGAGGAGAAGGACTGGCAGTTCCTGGTCATCTACCACTCGCACGTGGCCTCCGAGGCATATCCCTCCCCGACGGACGTGCGCATGTCGATCTGGCCGAACACGGACCCGCCGTTGGACGCCTATCCGGACGCCCACTACGTCCTCGTGTCGCTGGCCGACCGCGAGAATCCCGTCGTGCGCGCGTTCCGCATCACCGGGGGCGTGGTCTCCGAGGAGCCGCTGGAGACGGTCTGA
- a CDS encoding GNAT family N-acetyltransferase, which yields MGECGRTLLSSTFTIRAYTPADLEAVQALDARVEPYRREDAAAVEAMFARAAEAPRPLDRWGHRHSVEFEAVLSQGYLAIWLATVAGHEVAGIVGVQRFHDGPEVGDLAPAIAWVGREDIAELVHLRVAPEARRQGIGEALVRRVLDWSRDEGFHMLVLNTTTPQFAARRLYERLGFREVGIAYLDAKYEVVWYAADLTSGLSPAGGDGAVLGRRKGPAGADGPRALWA from the coding sequence ATGGGAGAGTGCGGGAGGACGCTGCTGAGCTCGACGTTTACGATCCGTGCCTATACACCCGCCGACCTCGAGGCTGTGCAGGCGCTCGATGCGCGGGTGGAGCCGTACCGGCGCGAGGACGCGGCCGCCGTGGAGGCGATGTTCGCGCGCGCTGCCGAGGCGCCGCGGCCGCTCGACCGCTGGGGCCACCGCCACTCCGTGGAATTCGAGGCCGTGCTTTCGCAGGGCTATCTGGCGATCTGGCTGGCGACGGTCGCCGGGCACGAGGTCGCCGGTATCGTGGGCGTCCAGCGCTTCCACGACGGTCCCGAGGTCGGCGACCTGGCGCCGGCGATCGCATGGGTGGGCCGCGAGGACATCGCGGAGCTTGTGCACCTGCGGGTCGCGCCGGAAGCGCGGCGCCAGGGTATAGGCGAGGCGCTGGTGCGCCGGGTACTGGACTGGTCGCGGGACGAAGGCTTCCACATGCTCGTGCTCAACACCACGACGCCGCAGTTCGCCGCCCGGCGCCTGTACGAGAGGCTCGGCTTCCGCGAGGTGGGTATCGCGTACCTGGACGCGAAGTACGAGGTGGTCTGGTACGCGGCAGACCTCACGTCCGGCCTTTCGCCGGCCGGCGGAGATGGGGCCGTGCTGGGACGGCGGAAGGGCCCGGCGGGAGCGGACGGCCCGCGAGCGCTTTGGGCCTGA
- a CDS encoding CoA transferase, translating to MALEVAMQGALSGVRVLDFSEYIAGPYAGQMLADMGADVIKVEPPQGDFWRLSNMIAPSESRGFIGVNKGKRSISIDLKRDEAREVLRRAVLRSDVLLQNYRPGVAERLGLDYESVSLINPRLIYVENTAFGTVGPYAGKAGFDLVSQAMTGIMAYEGGAGLPRSIVTTAVTDISSGMFMAFAVASALYQRERTGKGQKIENSLFAAGVAIQYRPMLSIEAQDREAREQLLRDLEEGRKAGKRYEEILGERRPGRPPSAVGPYYRAYEARDGYMVIACLNNRLRRAVRDVVGVDDPRVDGDEFAVMSLGPERAAEITAEMEAIIATKSVAEWCEAFDAVGVPCGPVRLPAEMFEDEHVRVNNLIVELEHPVVGPIKMANSPLKMSGAETGAKSASPALGQHTREYLGELGFEAGEIEALLASGVVREWRPRISADFR from the coding sequence TTGGCACTGGAGGTGGCGATGCAGGGTGCGCTCAGCGGCGTGCGGGTGCTTGACTTCAGCGAGTACATAGCCGGGCCGTACGCGGGCCAGATGCTCGCTGATATGGGCGCGGACGTGATCAAGGTGGAGCCGCCGCAGGGGGACTTCTGGCGGCTTTCGAATATGATCGCGCCCTCCGAGAGCCGCGGGTTCATCGGCGTAAACAAGGGCAAGCGCAGCATCTCCATTGACCTGAAGCGCGACGAGGCCCGGGAAGTGCTCCGGCGGGCCGTCTTGCGCTCTGACGTGCTGCTGCAGAACTACCGGCCGGGCGTCGCTGAACGGCTCGGCCTCGACTACGAGAGCGTGTCGCTGATCAATCCACGCCTCATCTACGTCGAGAACACGGCTTTCGGGACGGTCGGGCCGTACGCCGGCAAGGCGGGATTCGACCTCGTGTCCCAGGCTATGACGGGGATCATGGCCTATGAGGGCGGCGCCGGCCTGCCGAGGTCGATCGTGACGACCGCCGTAACGGACATCTCGTCCGGCATGTTCATGGCCTTCGCCGTGGCCAGCGCCCTGTACCAGCGGGAGCGCACGGGGAAGGGCCAGAAGATCGAGAACAGCCTGTTCGCCGCCGGCGTGGCAATCCAGTACCGGCCTATGCTCTCCATCGAGGCGCAGGACCGCGAGGCGCGTGAGCAGCTGCTGCGCGACCTGGAGGAAGGGCGGAAGGCCGGCAAGAGGTACGAGGAGATCCTTGGCGAGCGGCGCCCGGGGCGCCCGCCGAGCGCGGTCGGGCCCTACTACCGGGCCTACGAGGCCCGCGACGGCTACATGGTGATCGCCTGCCTGAATAACCGACTGCGGCGGGCCGTCCGCGACGTGGTGGGCGTAGATGACCCGCGCGTGGATGGCGACGAGTTCGCCGTGATGAGCCTGGGCCCGGAGCGCGCGGCCGAGATCACGGCGGAGATGGAAGCGATCATCGCGACGAAGAGCGTGGCGGAGTGGTGCGAGGCGTTCGATGCCGTCGGGGTGCCGTGCGGGCCGGTGAGGTTGCCAGCGGAGATGTTCGAGGACGAGCACGTGCGCGTGAACAACCTCATCGTGGAGCTGGAGCACCCGGTCGTGGGGCCGATCAAGATGGCGAACAGCCCGCTAAAGATGAGCGGCGCGGAGACGGGTGCGAAGTCGGCATCGCCGGCCCTGGGGCAGCACACGCGGGAGTACCTCGGCGAGCTGGGGTTCGAGGCGGGGGAGATCGAGGCGCTGCTGGCGAGCGGCGTCGTACGGGAATGGCGGCCGCGGATTAGCGCGGATTTTCGCTGA
- a CDS encoding GxxExxY protein: protein MASVRLPYSEVTQAIIGCAYEVHRQLGAGFLEKVYANALKMELEGRSLGVVAEAAIDVLYKGRLVGVYYADLLVEGQVICEVKAVRDILPEHEAQLIHYLKGTARTVGLLINFGGPSLKFKRMVFTPEQVGGNPR from the coding sequence ATGGCCAGTGTGAGACTGCCGTACTCCGAGGTCACGCAGGCCATCATTGGGTGCGCCTATGAGGTCCACAGGCAACTGGGCGCGGGCTTCCTCGAAAAGGTTTATGCCAATGCCCTCAAGATGGAACTCGAAGGCCGATCGCTGGGCGTGGTCGCCGAAGCGGCGATCGACGTCCTCTACAAGGGACGCCTCGTTGGAGTCTATTACGCCGATTTGCTGGTTGAGGGCCAGGTAATCTGCGAAGTCAAAGCTGTGCGGGACATATTGCCCGAGCATGAAGCTCAACTCATTCACTACCTGAAGGGCACCGCCAGGACAGTTGGGCTTTTGATCAACTTCGGTGGGCCGTCGCTCAAGTTCAAGAGAATGGTCTTCACGCCGGAGCAAGTCGGCGGAAATCCGCGCTAA